The Flavobacterium commune genome contains a region encoding:
- a CDS encoding chondroitinase-B domain-containing protein produces MPKKSMLIIAQTYKVLNNLRPGDSLVFKKGEYKDIQLLLKQNGSSSKPILIAETPGSVIFCGDVKVAMYGTYTELNGIYFTNGNRNPNQWKSHGPGLIAMYASYCRVSNCAFNNFDEANSAYITTSLDENGNVPHIVALTIVVLRINLPSIRLLT; encoded by the coding sequence TTGCCAAAAAAATCTATGTTGATAATTGCTCAAACATATAAAGTCTTAAATAATTTGAGACCCGGAGACAGCCTGGTATTTAAAAAGGGAGAATATAAGGATATTCAATTATTGCTTAAACAAAATGGAAGCAGCAGTAAACCAATTTTAATTGCGGAAACACCAGGTAGTGTAATTTTCTGTGGAGACGTGAAAGTGGCTATGTATGGTACATACACAGAGCTTAACGGCATTTATTTTACCAATGGAAACCGTAATCCAAATCAATGGAAGTCACATGGACCCGGACTTATTGCTATGTATGCCAGCTATTGCAGGGTTTCCAATTGTGCATTTAACAATTTCGATGAAGCTAATTCAGCATACATTACTACATCATTGGACGAAAACGGAAATGTCCCACACATTGTCGCATTGACCATTGTAGTTTTACGAATAAACTTACCTTCGATCAGGTTATTAACTTAA
- a CDS encoding sulfatase family protein has translation MSSKLFHIVFISCCILIFNCSLAQQKPNIVFILSDDAGYADFSFQSSRLIPTPNIDRVAKEGVKFTNGYVTGAVCSPSRAGLLTGVYQAKFGHTTNFIQGVKYNLPLDSLGLPTNKN, from the coding sequence ATGAGTTCTAAATTATTTCATATAGTTTTTATTAGCTGTTGTATCTTAATTTTTAATTGCTCCCTTGCGCAGCAAAAGCCTAATATTGTCTTTATCCTTTCTGATGATGCTGGTTATGCCGATTTTAGTTTTCAATCTTCACGATTAATACCTACTCCAAACATTGATCGTGTAGCGAAGGAAGGTGTAAAATTTACTAATGGATATGTTACGGGTGCTGTTTGTAGTCCATCGAGGGCAGGTTTGCTTACAGGAGTGTATCAGGCAAAATTTGGTCACACTACAAACTTTATTCAAGGGGTAAAATATAACCTTCCGCTTGATAGCCTTGGTTTACCAACAAACAAAAATTAG